Proteins encoded together in one Diceros bicornis minor isolate mBicDic1 chromosome 18, mDicBic1.mat.cur, whole genome shotgun sequence window:
- the ACBD4 gene encoding acyl-CoA-binding domain-containing protein 4 isoform X5 — MKAQNRTARNSSRRQSASFRTCLRMALTAPPTKRCYDSTATTSRLPWGPAWSPGLGSGTPLDDISALCPSRDAWNSLGKMSREEAMSAYITEMKLVAQKVIDTVPLGEVAEDMFGYFKPLYQVIPDMPRPPETFLRKVTGCKEQVLNGDAGAAPEPSCLPEEPAPPNPESQPPRDLDSEFFSDSLEQLEPELQVWAEQRGALGGEPDSRNSPVPPREKEGLEGSLLGPQELDTWLMGTVRALQESMQEVQGRLQSLESMPSPPKQQRPSPSARPWPLRLSGPMLLFFLLWPFIVQWLFRQFRTQKR; from the exons ATGAAAGCCCAGAACCGGACTGCCAGAAACAGTTCCAGGCGGCAGTCAGCGTCATTCAGAACCTGCCTAAGAATG GCTCTTACCGCCCCTCCTACGAAGAGATGCTACGATTCTACAGCTACTACAAGCAGGCTACCATGGGGCCCTGCCTGGTCCCCCGGCCTGGGTTCTGGGACCCCATTGGACGATATAAGTG CTCTCTGCCCCTCCAGGGACGCCTGGAACAGCCTGGGCAAGATGAGCAGGGAGGAGGCCATGTCCGCCTACATCACTGAGATGAAGCTGGTGGCACAGAAG GTGATCGACACAGTGCCCCTGGGTGAGGTGGCAGAGGACATGTTTGGTTACTTCAAGCCCCTGTACCAGGTGATCCCTGACATGCCGAGGCCCCCGGAAACCTTCCTGAGAAAGGTCACAG GTTGTAAAGAGCAGGTACTGAATGGAGATGCTGGGGCTGCCCCAGAGCCTTCCTGCCTCCCCGAGGAACCAGCACCCCCAAACCCAG AGTCCCAGCCACCCAGGGACCTGGACTCTGAGTTTTTCTCTGATTCTCTGgagcagctggagcctgagctg CAGGTTTGGGCAGAGCAGAGGGGTGCCCTTGGAGGGGAGCCTGACTCCAGAAACAGCCCTGTGCCCCCCCGAGAGAAAG AGGGATTGGAGGGCAGCCTGCTGGGGCCCCAGGAATTGGATACGTGGCTGATGGGGACAGTTCGGGCACTGCAGGAGAGCATGCAGGAAGTCCAGGGGAGACTGCAGAGCCTGGAGAGCATGCCCAGCCCCCCCAAGCAG cagaggccctcgcCCAGTGCCCGGCCTTGGCCCCTCAGGCTCTCGGGTCCCATgctgctcttcttcctcctgtggCCCTTCATTGTCCAGTGGCTCTTCCGACAGTTTCGGACCCAGAAGAGGTGA
- the ACBD4 gene encoding acyl-CoA-binding domain-containing protein 4 isoform X8 yields MGTENESPEPDCQKQFQAAVSVIQNLPKNGSYRPSYEEMLRFYSYYKQATMGPCLVPRPGFWDPIGRYKWDAWNSLGKMSREEAMSAYITEMKLVAQKVIDTVPLGEVAEDMFGYFKPLYQVIPDMPRPPETFLRKVTGCKEQVLNGDAGAAPEPSCLPEEPAPPNPESQPPRDLDSEFFSDSLEQLEPELVWAEQRGALGGEPDSRNSPVPPREKEGLEGSLLGPQELDTWLMGTVRALQESMQEVQGRLQSLESMPSPPKQRPSPSARPWPLRLSGPMLLFFLLWPFIVQWLFRQFRTQKR; encoded by the exons ATGGGTACCGAGAATGAAAGCCCAGAACCGGACTGCCAGAAACAGTTCCAGGCGGCAGTCAGCGTCATTCAGAACCTGCCTAAGAATG GCTCTTACCGCCCCTCCTACGAAGAGATGCTACGATTCTACAGCTACTACAAGCAGGCTACCATGGGGCCCTGCCTGGTCCCCCGGCCTGGGTTCTGGGACCCCATTGGACGATATAAGTG GGACGCCTGGAACAGCCTGGGCAAGATGAGCAGGGAGGAGGCCATGTCCGCCTACATCACTGAGATGAAGCTGGTGGCACAGAAG GTGATCGACACAGTGCCCCTGGGTGAGGTGGCAGAGGACATGTTTGGTTACTTCAAGCCCCTGTACCAGGTGATCCCTGACATGCCGAGGCCCCCGGAAACCTTCCTGAGAAAGGTCACAG GTTGTAAAGAGCAGGTACTGAATGGAGATGCTGGGGCTGCCCCAGAGCCTTCCTGCCTCCCCGAGGAACCAGCACCCCCAAACCCAG AGTCCCAGCCACCCAGGGACCTGGACTCTGAGTTTTTCTCTGATTCTCTGgagcagctggagcctgagctg GTTTGGGCAGAGCAGAGGGGTGCCCTTGGAGGGGAGCCTGACTCCAGAAACAGCCCTGTGCCCCCCCGAGAGAAAG AGGGATTGGAGGGCAGCCTGCTGGGGCCCCAGGAATTGGATACGTGGCTGATGGGGACAGTTCGGGCACTGCAGGAGAGCATGCAGGAAGTCCAGGGGAGACTGCAGAGCCTGGAGAGCATGCCCAGCCCCCCCAAGCAG aggccctcgcCCAGTGCCCGGCCTTGGCCCCTCAGGCTCTCGGGTCCCATgctgctcttcttcctcctgtggCCCTTCATTGTCCAGTGGCTCTTCCGACAGTTTCGGACCCAGAAGAGGTGA
- the ACBD4 gene encoding acyl-CoA-binding domain-containing protein 4 isoform X2: MGTENESPEPDCQKQFQAAVSVIQNLPKNGSYRPSYEEMLRFYSYYKQATMGPCLVPRPGFWDPIGRYKWDAWNSLGKMSREEAMSAYITEMKLVAQKVIDTVPLGEVAEDMFGYFKPLYQVIPDMPRPPETFLRKVTGCKEQVLNGDAGAAPEPSCLPEEPAPPNPESQPPRDLDSEFFSDSLEQLEPELQVWAEQRGALGGEPDSRNSPVPPREKEGLEGSLLGPQELDTWLMGTVRALQESMQEVQGRLQSLESMPSPPKQDGVAQVASREVKGSEVLLPWKGEREGPSFPAVNSLCLKRNSLRTNSNSLEGPGCVCSLHWGWRSLLPLCQDFCSQI, translated from the exons ATGGGTACCGAGAATGAAAGCCCAGAACCGGACTGCCAGAAACAGTTCCAGGCGGCAGTCAGCGTCATTCAGAACCTGCCTAAGAATG GCTCTTACCGCCCCTCCTACGAAGAGATGCTACGATTCTACAGCTACTACAAGCAGGCTACCATGGGGCCCTGCCTGGTCCCCCGGCCTGGGTTCTGGGACCCCATTGGACGATATAAGTG GGACGCCTGGAACAGCCTGGGCAAGATGAGCAGGGAGGAGGCCATGTCCGCCTACATCACTGAGATGAAGCTGGTGGCACAGAAG GTGATCGACACAGTGCCCCTGGGTGAGGTGGCAGAGGACATGTTTGGTTACTTCAAGCCCCTGTACCAGGTGATCCCTGACATGCCGAGGCCCCCGGAAACCTTCCTGAGAAAGGTCACAG GTTGTAAAGAGCAGGTACTGAATGGAGATGCTGGGGCTGCCCCAGAGCCTTCCTGCCTCCCCGAGGAACCAGCACCCCCAAACCCAG AGTCCCAGCCACCCAGGGACCTGGACTCTGAGTTTTTCTCTGATTCTCTGgagcagctggagcctgagctg CAGGTTTGGGCAGAGCAGAGGGGTGCCCTTGGAGGGGAGCCTGACTCCAGAAACAGCCCTGTGCCCCCCCGAGAGAAAG AGGGATTGGAGGGCAGCCTGCTGGGGCCCCAGGAATTGGATACGTGGCTGATGGGGACAGTTCGGGCACTGCAGGAGAGCATGCAGGAAGTCCAGGGGAGACTGCAGAGCCTGGAGAGCATGCCCAGCCCCCCCAAGCAG GATGGTGTGGCTCAGGTTGCAAGCAGGGAAGTCAAGGGGTCTGAGGTACTTCTACcctggaaaggagagagggaagggcccTCCTTTCCTGCTGTAAACTCCCTCTGCCTCAAGAGAAACAGCTTGAGGACTAATTCCAACAGTTTGGAAGGGCCAGGATGTGTCTGTTCTTTGCATTGGGGCTGGAGGTCCCTGTTGCCCCTCTGTCAGGACTTCTGTTCCCAGATTTAG
- the ACBD4 gene encoding acyl-CoA-binding domain-containing protein 4 isoform X1: MKAQNRTARNSSRRQSASFRTCLRMALTAPPTKRCYDSTATTSRLPWGPAWSPGLGSGTPLDDISALCPSRDAWNSLGKMSREEAMSAYITEMKLVAQKVIDTVPLGEVAEDMFGYFKPLYQVIPDMPRPPETFLRKVTGCKEQVLNGDAGAAPEPSCLPEEPAPPNPESQPPRDLDSEFFSDSLEQLEPELQVWAEQRGALGGEPDSRNSPVPPREKEGLEGSLLGPQELDTWLMGTVRALQESMQEVQGRLQSLESMPSPPKQDGVAQVASREVKGSEVLLPWKGEREGPSFPAVNSLCLKRNSLRTNSNSLEGPGCVCSLHWGWRSLLPLCQDFCSQI; the protein is encoded by the exons ATGAAAGCCCAGAACCGGACTGCCAGAAACAGTTCCAGGCGGCAGTCAGCGTCATTCAGAACCTGCCTAAGAATG GCTCTTACCGCCCCTCCTACGAAGAGATGCTACGATTCTACAGCTACTACAAGCAGGCTACCATGGGGCCCTGCCTGGTCCCCCGGCCTGGGTTCTGGGACCCCATTGGACGATATAAGTG CTCTCTGCCCCTCCAGGGACGCCTGGAACAGCCTGGGCAAGATGAGCAGGGAGGAGGCCATGTCCGCCTACATCACTGAGATGAAGCTGGTGGCACAGAAG GTGATCGACACAGTGCCCCTGGGTGAGGTGGCAGAGGACATGTTTGGTTACTTCAAGCCCCTGTACCAGGTGATCCCTGACATGCCGAGGCCCCCGGAAACCTTCCTGAGAAAGGTCACAG GTTGTAAAGAGCAGGTACTGAATGGAGATGCTGGGGCTGCCCCAGAGCCTTCCTGCCTCCCCGAGGAACCAGCACCCCCAAACCCAG AGTCCCAGCCACCCAGGGACCTGGACTCTGAGTTTTTCTCTGATTCTCTGgagcagctggagcctgagctg CAGGTTTGGGCAGAGCAGAGGGGTGCCCTTGGAGGGGAGCCTGACTCCAGAAACAGCCCTGTGCCCCCCCGAGAGAAAG AGGGATTGGAGGGCAGCCTGCTGGGGCCCCAGGAATTGGATACGTGGCTGATGGGGACAGTTCGGGCACTGCAGGAGAGCATGCAGGAAGTCCAGGGGAGACTGCAGAGCCTGGAGAGCATGCCCAGCCCCCCCAAGCAG GATGGTGTGGCTCAGGTTGCAAGCAGGGAAGTCAAGGGGTCTGAGGTACTTCTACcctggaaaggagagagggaagggcccTCCTTTCCTGCTGTAAACTCCCTCTGCCTCAAGAGAAACAGCTTGAGGACTAATTCCAACAGTTTGGAAGGGCCAGGATGTGTCTGTTCTTTGCATTGGGGCTGGAGGTCCCTGTTGCCCCTCTGTCAGGACTTCTGTTCCCAGATTTAG
- the ACBD4 gene encoding acyl-CoA-binding domain-containing protein 4 isoform X7 produces MKAQNRTARNSSRRQSASFRTCLRMALTAPPTKRCYDSTATTSRLPWGPAWSPGLGSGTPLDDISALCPSRDAWNSLGKMSREEAMSAYITEMKLVAQKVIDTVPLGEVAEDMFGYFKPLYQVIPDMPRPPETFLRKVTGCKEQVLNGDAGAAPEPSCLPEEPAPPNPESQPPRDLDSEFFSDSLEQLEPELQVWAEQRGALGGEPDSRNSPVPPREKEGLEGSLLGPQELDTWLMGTVRALQESMQEVQGRLQSLESMPSPPKQRPSPSARPWPLRLSGPMLLFFLLWPFIVQWLFRQFRTQKR; encoded by the exons ATGAAAGCCCAGAACCGGACTGCCAGAAACAGTTCCAGGCGGCAGTCAGCGTCATTCAGAACCTGCCTAAGAATG GCTCTTACCGCCCCTCCTACGAAGAGATGCTACGATTCTACAGCTACTACAAGCAGGCTACCATGGGGCCCTGCCTGGTCCCCCGGCCTGGGTTCTGGGACCCCATTGGACGATATAAGTG CTCTCTGCCCCTCCAGGGACGCCTGGAACAGCCTGGGCAAGATGAGCAGGGAGGAGGCCATGTCCGCCTACATCACTGAGATGAAGCTGGTGGCACAGAAG GTGATCGACACAGTGCCCCTGGGTGAGGTGGCAGAGGACATGTTTGGTTACTTCAAGCCCCTGTACCAGGTGATCCCTGACATGCCGAGGCCCCCGGAAACCTTCCTGAGAAAGGTCACAG GTTGTAAAGAGCAGGTACTGAATGGAGATGCTGGGGCTGCCCCAGAGCCTTCCTGCCTCCCCGAGGAACCAGCACCCCCAAACCCAG AGTCCCAGCCACCCAGGGACCTGGACTCTGAGTTTTTCTCTGATTCTCTGgagcagctggagcctgagctg CAGGTTTGGGCAGAGCAGAGGGGTGCCCTTGGAGGGGAGCCTGACTCCAGAAACAGCCCTGTGCCCCCCCGAGAGAAAG AGGGATTGGAGGGCAGCCTGCTGGGGCCCCAGGAATTGGATACGTGGCTGATGGGGACAGTTCGGGCACTGCAGGAGAGCATGCAGGAAGTCCAGGGGAGACTGCAGAGCCTGGAGAGCATGCCCAGCCCCCCCAAGCAG aggccctcgcCCAGTGCCCGGCCTTGGCCCCTCAGGCTCTCGGGTCCCATgctgctcttcttcctcctgtggCCCTTCATTGTCCAGTGGCTCTTCCGACAGTTTCGGACCCAGAAGAGGTGA
- the HEXIM1 gene encoding protein HEXIM1: MAEPLLSEYQHQPQTSNCTGAVAVHEERNPDRPPGAEERVPEEDSRWQSRASPKSDGRPGLEGEGSLEPQPPPLQTQICPEPSCPEGGEKGHNGDDLSAGGSPPSVAGGEPRPEAEPLAQPCPDSEANKLGAPVAGGEEAWGQQQRQLGKKKHRRRPSKKKRHWKPYYKLTWEEKKKFDEKQSLRASRIRAEMFAKGQPVAPYNTTQFLMDDHDQEEPDLKTGLYPKRAAAKSDTSDEDFMEEAGEEDGGSDGMGGDGSEFLQRDFSETYERYHAESLQNMSKQELIKEYLELEKCLSRMEDENNRLRLESKRLGGDDARVRELELELDRLRAENLQLLTENELHRQQERAPLSKFGD, encoded by the coding sequence ATGGCCGAACCACTTTTGTCAGAATATCAGCACCAGCCTCAAACTAGCAACTGTACAGGTGCTGTTGCTGTCCATGAAGAGCGGAACCCCGATCGCCCCCCAGGCGCGGAGGAGCGGGTGCCCGAGGAGGACAGTAGGTGGCAATCGAGAGCGTCCCCCAAGTCGGATGGCCGTCCGGGGCtggagggggaagggagcctggagcccCAGCCGCCTCCCCTGCAGACCCAGATCTGTCCAGAACCTAGCTGTCCGGAAGGGGGCGAGAAGGGCCATAATGGAGACGACTTGTCCGCTGGCGGCTCCCCTCCGTCGGTGGCGGGAGGGGAACCGAGACCCGAGGCCGAGCCGCTCGCCCAGCCATGTCCTGACTCTGAGGCCAACAAGTTGGGGGCTCCTGTCGCAGGGGGCGAGGAGGCGTGGGGACAGCAGCAGAGACAGCTGggcaagaaaaaacacaggaGACGCCCCTCCAAGAAGAAGCGGCATTGGAAACCATACTACAAGTTGACTtgggaggagaagaaaaagttCGACGAGAAACAGAGCCTACGAGCTTCGAGGATTCGAGCCGAGATGTTCGCCAAGGGCCAGCCAGTCGCGCCCTATAACACCACGCAGTTCCTTATGGATGATCACGACCAGGAGGAGCCGGATCTCAAAACCGGGCTGTACCCCAAGCGAGCCGCTGCCAAATCCGACACCAGCGATGAGGACTTTATGGAAGAAGCAGGCGAAGAGGATGGGGGCAGTGACGGGATGGGAGGAGACGGCAGCGAGTTTCTGCAGCGGGACTTCTCGGAGACATACGAGCGGTACCACGCGGAAAGCCTGCAGAACATGAGCAAGCAGGAGCTCATCAAGGAGTACCTGGAGCTGGAGAAGTGCCTCTCACGCATGGAGGACGAGAATAACCGGCTGCGGCTAGAAAGCAAGCGGCTCGGCGGCGACGACGCGCGAGTgcgggagctggagctggagctggaccgGCTGCGCGCCGAGAACCTCCAGCTGCTGACGGAGAACGAACTGCACCGGCAGCAGGAGCGGGCGCCGCTGTCCAAGTTTGGAGACTAG
- the ACBD4 gene encoding acyl-CoA-binding domain-containing protein 4 isoform X6 has product MGTENESPEPDCQKQFQAAVSVIQNLPKNGSYRPSYEEMLRFYSYYKQATMGPCLVPRPGFWDPIGRYKWDAWNSLGKMSREEAMSAYITEMKLVAQKVIDTVPLGEVAEDMFGYFKPLYQVIPDMPRPPETFLRKVTGCKEQVLNGDAGAAPEPSCLPEEPAPPNPESQPPRDLDSEFFSDSLEQLEPELQVWAEQRGALGGEPDSRNSPVPPREKEGLEGSLLGPQELDTWLMGTVRALQESMQEVQGRLQSLESMPSPPKQQRPSPSARPWPLRLSGPMLLFFLLWPFIVQWLFRQFRTQKR; this is encoded by the exons ATGGGTACCGAGAATGAAAGCCCAGAACCGGACTGCCAGAAACAGTTCCAGGCGGCAGTCAGCGTCATTCAGAACCTGCCTAAGAATG GCTCTTACCGCCCCTCCTACGAAGAGATGCTACGATTCTACAGCTACTACAAGCAGGCTACCATGGGGCCCTGCCTGGTCCCCCGGCCTGGGTTCTGGGACCCCATTGGACGATATAAGTG GGACGCCTGGAACAGCCTGGGCAAGATGAGCAGGGAGGAGGCCATGTCCGCCTACATCACTGAGATGAAGCTGGTGGCACAGAAG GTGATCGACACAGTGCCCCTGGGTGAGGTGGCAGAGGACATGTTTGGTTACTTCAAGCCCCTGTACCAGGTGATCCCTGACATGCCGAGGCCCCCGGAAACCTTCCTGAGAAAGGTCACAG GTTGTAAAGAGCAGGTACTGAATGGAGATGCTGGGGCTGCCCCAGAGCCTTCCTGCCTCCCCGAGGAACCAGCACCCCCAAACCCAG AGTCCCAGCCACCCAGGGACCTGGACTCTGAGTTTTTCTCTGATTCTCTGgagcagctggagcctgagctg CAGGTTTGGGCAGAGCAGAGGGGTGCCCTTGGAGGGGAGCCTGACTCCAGAAACAGCCCTGTGCCCCCCCGAGAGAAAG AGGGATTGGAGGGCAGCCTGCTGGGGCCCCAGGAATTGGATACGTGGCTGATGGGGACAGTTCGGGCACTGCAGGAGAGCATGCAGGAAGTCCAGGGGAGACTGCAGAGCCTGGAGAGCATGCCCAGCCCCCCCAAGCAG cagaggccctcgcCCAGTGCCCGGCCTTGGCCCCTCAGGCTCTCGGGTCCCATgctgctcttcttcctcctgtggCCCTTCATTGTCCAGTGGCTCTTCCGACAGTTTCGGACCCAGAAGAGGTGA
- the ACBD4 gene encoding acyl-CoA-binding domain-containing protein 4 isoform X3: MKAQNRTARNSSRRQSASFRTCLRMALTAPPTKRCYDSTATTSRLPWGPAWSPGLGSGTPLDDISALCPSRDAWNSLGKMSREEAMSAYITEMKLVAQKVIDTVPLGEVAEDMFGYFKPLYQVIPDMPRPPETFLRKVTGCKEQVLNGDAGAAPEPSCLPEEPAPPNPESQPPRDLDSEFFSDSLEQLEPELVWAEQRGALGGEPDSRNSPVPPREKEGLEGSLLGPQELDTWLMGTVRALQESMQEVQGRLQSLESMPSPPKQDGVAQVASREVKGSEVLLPWKGEREGPSFPAVNSLCLKRNSLRTNSNSLEGPGCVCSLHWGWRSLLPLCQDFCSQI, encoded by the exons ATGAAAGCCCAGAACCGGACTGCCAGAAACAGTTCCAGGCGGCAGTCAGCGTCATTCAGAACCTGCCTAAGAATG GCTCTTACCGCCCCTCCTACGAAGAGATGCTACGATTCTACAGCTACTACAAGCAGGCTACCATGGGGCCCTGCCTGGTCCCCCGGCCTGGGTTCTGGGACCCCATTGGACGATATAAGTG CTCTCTGCCCCTCCAGGGACGCCTGGAACAGCCTGGGCAAGATGAGCAGGGAGGAGGCCATGTCCGCCTACATCACTGAGATGAAGCTGGTGGCACAGAAG GTGATCGACACAGTGCCCCTGGGTGAGGTGGCAGAGGACATGTTTGGTTACTTCAAGCCCCTGTACCAGGTGATCCCTGACATGCCGAGGCCCCCGGAAACCTTCCTGAGAAAGGTCACAG GTTGTAAAGAGCAGGTACTGAATGGAGATGCTGGGGCTGCCCCAGAGCCTTCCTGCCTCCCCGAGGAACCAGCACCCCCAAACCCAG AGTCCCAGCCACCCAGGGACCTGGACTCTGAGTTTTTCTCTGATTCTCTGgagcagctggagcctgagctg GTTTGGGCAGAGCAGAGGGGTGCCCTTGGAGGGGAGCCTGACTCCAGAAACAGCCCTGTGCCCCCCCGAGAGAAAG AGGGATTGGAGGGCAGCCTGCTGGGGCCCCAGGAATTGGATACGTGGCTGATGGGGACAGTTCGGGCACTGCAGGAGAGCATGCAGGAAGTCCAGGGGAGACTGCAGAGCCTGGAGAGCATGCCCAGCCCCCCCAAGCAG GATGGTGTGGCTCAGGTTGCAAGCAGGGAAGTCAAGGGGTCTGAGGTACTTCTACcctggaaaggagagagggaagggcccTCCTTTCCTGCTGTAAACTCCCTCTGCCTCAAGAGAAACAGCTTGAGGACTAATTCCAACAGTTTGGAAGGGCCAGGATGTGTCTGTTCTTTGCATTGGGGCTGGAGGTCCCTGTTGCCCCTCTGTCAGGACTTCTGTTCCCAGATTTAG
- the ACBD4 gene encoding acyl-CoA-binding domain-containing protein 4 isoform X4 — protein MGTENESPEPDCQKQFQAAVSVIQNLPKNGSYRPSYEEMLRFYSYYKQATMGPCLVPRPGFWDPIGRYKWDAWNSLGKMSREEAMSAYITEMKLVAQKVIDTVPLGEVAEDMFGYFKPLYQVIPDMPRPPETFLRKVTGCKEQVLNGDAGAAPEPSCLPEEPAPPNPESQPPRDLDSEFFSDSLEQLEPELVWAEQRGALGGEPDSRNSPVPPREKEGLEGSLLGPQELDTWLMGTVRALQESMQEVQGRLQSLESMPSPPKQDGVAQVASREVKGSEVLLPWKGEREGPSFPAVNSLCLKRNSLRTNSNSLEGPGCVCSLHWGWRSLLPLCQDFCSQI, from the exons ATGGGTACCGAGAATGAAAGCCCAGAACCGGACTGCCAGAAACAGTTCCAGGCGGCAGTCAGCGTCATTCAGAACCTGCCTAAGAATG GCTCTTACCGCCCCTCCTACGAAGAGATGCTACGATTCTACAGCTACTACAAGCAGGCTACCATGGGGCCCTGCCTGGTCCCCCGGCCTGGGTTCTGGGACCCCATTGGACGATATAAGTG GGACGCCTGGAACAGCCTGGGCAAGATGAGCAGGGAGGAGGCCATGTCCGCCTACATCACTGAGATGAAGCTGGTGGCACAGAAG GTGATCGACACAGTGCCCCTGGGTGAGGTGGCAGAGGACATGTTTGGTTACTTCAAGCCCCTGTACCAGGTGATCCCTGACATGCCGAGGCCCCCGGAAACCTTCCTGAGAAAGGTCACAG GTTGTAAAGAGCAGGTACTGAATGGAGATGCTGGGGCTGCCCCAGAGCCTTCCTGCCTCCCCGAGGAACCAGCACCCCCAAACCCAG AGTCCCAGCCACCCAGGGACCTGGACTCTGAGTTTTTCTCTGATTCTCTGgagcagctggagcctgagctg GTTTGGGCAGAGCAGAGGGGTGCCCTTGGAGGGGAGCCTGACTCCAGAAACAGCCCTGTGCCCCCCCGAGAGAAAG AGGGATTGGAGGGCAGCCTGCTGGGGCCCCAGGAATTGGATACGTGGCTGATGGGGACAGTTCGGGCACTGCAGGAGAGCATGCAGGAAGTCCAGGGGAGACTGCAGAGCCTGGAGAGCATGCCCAGCCCCCCCAAGCAG GATGGTGTGGCTCAGGTTGCAAGCAGGGAAGTCAAGGGGTCTGAGGTACTTCTACcctggaaaggagagagggaagggcccTCCTTTCCTGCTGTAAACTCCCTCTGCCTCAAGAGAAACAGCTTGAGGACTAATTCCAACAGTTTGGAAGGGCCAGGATGTGTCTGTTCTTTGCATTGGGGCTGGAGGTCCCTGTTGCCCCTCTGTCAGGACTTCTGTTCCCAGATTTAG